The genome window AGACCATTTTCATCTCCTTCTAAGATACTTATCCCCTGGAAGTTCATAGATTTCTCTAAGGCCATGTTCAAGGCTGGATTTCCGAGGGCAACATATTCATATTTCCTTTGAGCTTCCTTGTCAAAGGTACCTTGGAAATCATATATTTTATTTCGGTAATGAGAAATATTTTTAGCACATTTTGGTTTATCAACGTCTTCAGCAGGATTTAAATATAAAATATAAGTATTTTTACCAATTGGATCATAAGATCCGTTTTCTCTATTAGATAAATAACTTAATAGGAATCTTTCCACATCAAACTTAACGACTCCGCTTTCTATGCTCCTAGTAGCTCTTAAAACTTCTGTTAAGTCAAAACGATTTTTAATCATGTAATGTTCAATATTATCAATCAATTGTAATTTTTCTTCAATTAAACCTTGCACTCTGTCAGATGCATCAGTATCGCCTACTGTACGAGCTATTTTAAAGATTTCCATCATTTCTTTTTCAGAAATTAGTGAACCAATAACATCTACGGTTCGATCACCAAAAGCTAATCTTATTTCTTCTAATTTTTCCACTAACTTCTCTAAAACATGATTATCAATGGCAAATCCAGTTTTATAATTATAAATAAAAACAGGTTTTTCCTGACCATACCTGTAGGCCCGTCCAATCCTTTGTTCTAAACGATTAGGATTCCAAGGCAGCTCATAATTAACTACAATATTAGCAAATTGGAGGTTAAGACCCTCACTAATAGCATCAGTACCAATTAAAATATTAGCAAAGTTTTCAAAGTTGTCTCTTTGAAGTTCCCGCTCTTTAATATCCATACTACCGTGGATTTCTACTACACTAAAACCTTCTTCTCCCAATATTCTTTTAAGATTAAACAATGTAGGTTTAAATTCAGTGAAGAGGATAATTTTATCTTCGGGTCTAGTTCTTCTAAGTTCGTTTAATCCTTCTATTAGTTTCAGGCTTTTACTATCTTCATTAGTATCAACTAAATTCTGACCCATGGATATAAGTTCTTCAAGTTCTTCAAGTTCTTCTTTTAATTCATCACCAATAGATGCAGTTGACCCAATGATAATGTCGTCATCTTCTTCCCTTGTTTTTGCATCTAAATCTTCTGGATGTTCAAAATAAGTACTCTCATCCTTAGTTTCTAGGAAAGGTTCCCATAATCTATTTTTTCTATTTTTTAAAGCTTGTAAACCTGCATAAATGGAAGAAGAAACCATTCTATGTAAAATATATAGAGCTAAAACAGCACTGGTTTTATTTCGTTCTTCAGCTTTACGGTAGTATTTGTTTACATAAGCACCCATAGCATCATAGAACTCTTCCTCTTCTTGAGTAAAATCAATATCAATAGTATATGGCTCTTCCCGGTGAGGGAATATATTCTGTCCTTTAAAATTAGTTATTTCATTTTTCATTCGCCGGATCATGATAGGATCTAGATAACGAATAAGTTCATAACGATCTTCAGTTAATTGTAAATTTTGATCGAGAAGTCCTAAAAGGTTTAAAAAGTTATCTAACTTACCATCGTGAGGAGTAGCAGTTGCAAGAATTAAATGACTTGAATTTTCACTTAAAACTTCACCTAAAGCAAATCTTAGGTTCCCATACTTTAATTTGTGAGCTTCATCAATAATTACTAAATCCCAGTGGGTATCTTTTAATAATTCTAATTTATCAGGATTTTTAGCATAATCCATAGAGGTTATACCTTTATTCACGTGTTTAAATGGATTATCTAATCCCACTTTACCCCTAATAATTTCAAAGTTTTCCCCAAATTTATATAATAATTCTTCTTGCCATTGGATCTGTAAACCAGCGGGACAAACAATTAACACTTTTTTGATTCGAGAAGACAATAGGAGCTCTTTTAGTACCATACCAATCATAATGGTTTTTCCTAACCCTACATCATCTGCAAGAAGTACTCGTATTCTTCCATCAGTATCTCCATGAGGCCTAAGCATATTCATCATTTTGACAAAACTTTCTATCTGATGAGGCAGAGGATCAATTCTACCGGTAGCCACACAAGATAAAGGATCAAAAAGATGTTTTAGGTGGATACGATAAGCATCCACAGCTAGTTTAAGCTTAAGAGAAGGTTCAATTTGGTCATTTTCAAGTCGGGATTTTATTTCTTCTAAGGTTAGGACCATTTTAATTCGCTCCTATCTAATCAAATGTTGTTTGGCCTTTTTCAGGGATTAGGTCGGCTGATTTTCCGAGTATTTGGAGAGCTATTTGTTTTTCGGGATCTCCTGATTCTAGGTGTTGGAATGCAGATAAGACATTAAAAATATCTAATGATGAGTATTGAATATTGTTTAGTGTAGACTTGAATTCGCGTTTACCACCGGATTCATATGCTCTCATTGATAAATGCACACAATCTATTAAAGTTCTATCATCAATATTCTCTCTTTCATTAAATTTTAATAATTTAACACCCTTAGTTTTACCTTTTTTAATGGATAATACGAGTCCTGACGAATCTAAAGTGCTTAGATCTATATTTAAACTTTTTGATATTAAATTGGCAGTATCAAAAGGCATAGCATCTAGTTCACTTAATCTACAATAAACATAGAATCTAGTAGCACCATCCAAGCTTTCAGAATTCTTAATGAACTTATCAAGTGTATATTGGACAACATAAATTTCTGCTAATTCAAGGATGTCAGTGACATTAAAATCTCCACTGATACTTTTTATTTCAGAGTATTGTGTTAATTGATTTAGAGTAGCTCCCATTGCTGCAACTGTTATATCAGCACCACGTAAACCATGATTCCACAATTCATTAAATTTTTCTTTTAAATCATCTGCTAAATCTTCTTTTATCTCTTCTATAAATCCCGACTTTTCTGTTTGGCGTTTTCTAGCTACAATCACTATTGAAGACATAATTGATGCTTTTCCCCTTGCAAGGGGGTTGTCGGGACTTTCTGTGTGTATTGGCCATGTTGCAGTGATTCTGAGTTTAGCATTTCTAAGTGCTGTTAAAACGAAATCCCATGCTTTAACACTACTATGGGCAAAATACATAATTAATATTCCGTCATCTGTTAACATTGAGTTCATTTTCTGACATGAAAGTGTGAACAGGTGCTGAAATAGCTCTTCACTCCGATTTCCTCCAACAGAAAGATCTTGAGACTTAGGAGTTTCTTTAGGTAAATCAATCAAATTTTGCAGTGCCCTTTTTTCAAAAACATAAAAAAACTCGCTCAATTCTGGATATTGAACATCATCAAAATATGGAGGATCAGTTACTATTATTTGTGTTTTAAATTCAGAATCTAGAATAGATCTATTTTCTATAATGATCTTTTTGTCATCTAAATTCTTTAATTTTTCAATAGAATAATTTAAGCTTCTTAATATTCTATTATTAACGCTTATTAATGTTCCTGAAGCCTTTACAAAAGGATTAACCTCGGCATGATCCCACATCATCGAAATTCCTCGCGCTGTCAGAGCGTGCGCAACTATTTCTCTCTTTTGGATCCAACCAATGGATCTGCAGTTGTAATCTATATGTTTTCCAAGAATAAATGATAGATAAGTAGCTATAGCGATTTTATAATCTTTATTTCCTTTAAAATCATGAGTATCAATATATTCTCTAATCAATTTTATAAGAGTAATAAACAACAGTCTTTGGCGTGGATTTAAAAATTTATACCAATATTTTAGATATTTTGTACTTCTTATGTCCCCTTCTGGCATTTTTTCAATAGGTATTAAATCTTCTTTGAGAAATAAGTCCCAATTTTTATCTAAAATTTCTTTTGATTTTTGGAATGCTTTCAAATCATTTTCATTAGGTAAATCATATTCTTTACCTTTTTTTGCTAATAATACAACTGCTAGGAGCATTTCTTCATCGTTTTCAAGTATTTCATTTTTAATATGGTCATTAGGAATTGTTTTACCACAATCTAGACATTTACCTTTTCCACCAATTACAGTCCTTTCTGGAACATCAGTACCATAACAAATTTCCATTTTTAATCTTTTCTCAGTGTCAATTATGGGTTTAAGGTAAATTTTCTTTTCTTTGGTATCAGAAAGCCACCATTTCCCTACTAACGGATTCTTAAATCCGCAGTCAGGACAAGAAACCATCCAAGCATGAATATATGCTGATACATCTTTACCATTATGTTTGGGATAAAATTCATTTAATTCCGCTTGTGCTTTATCAAAAACCCAATTTAAAGCCAATTCTACATCTTCATATAATTTTTCACTATATTTTGCAGGATAATCTATTGTAGCATTTTGAATTAGATGGGCAACTGGATTATAATCATTGGAGAATGCAGTACATCCCATCCTAACTGCTTCAAATGGAATTGATCCTCCGCCCGCAAATGGATCTAAAATAGAAGGTTTGTCATTCCCCCAAACTTCTTTGTATTTTTTTTTTAAGCTTTCTAATTGGCTTTTACTTAAATCATATTTATGCGCTCTTTTTTTTTTATCTCCTAAACCTAATAAACGTTTAAATTCAATAACATCAAAATCTTCAGGTAATAAAGCCCCTAATACTGTTGCTCTAGCAGCTACTAAAGGTTTCCGGGTCCACCAATAATGTAATTCAAAAGTTGGAGCTCTCCCTTTTTTTTCGATCTTAGACTCGGCACTAATTTCTTCAACAGGTAAAAATGTTTCAATTAACGTCCTTTTTTCTCCCATTACATCACCATTTTATAAATACATGGCCTTAAAAGCTGTTAAAGCTTTATTTTTTAATGAAAGTATCTTCCATACCCAGAAAGATACTTCTTCATCTGATAATCTTCTTAAATTGTCAAAAGCTTCTTCAATTCTTAATCTTTCTTCAATACTGGAAGCTAATTTCATGGCCACTAATATTCTCATACCCTCATCTACCTTGAAATCAAATTCATCTCCCCAGGATAATTTTTTCAAACCTTTTTCTTCTTGAAGCCTATCTGCAAAATTTTTGACCATTTCACTTCGCCAGGAAAAAATTATACTTATAGGGGTGGAATAACTTCGATTTATGCTTTCTATATGTTCAAACAGTTGCATACTTCTGTTTTTGCCTTCTTTTAATCTTAAAGAATAATGAATACGTTTATCATTGGGACATATTTTCAAATTCACACCTTAACTAGTTATAATTTCAATTTTAAATTCAATTTCATCTTCATATGATTTGAAGCCTTTAATTGATTCAATTAATGGAGATACTTCTATTCCATCCCCATAATCAAATTTAATAGTAGTTATCACATCTTCTTGAACTAAATTAGATAATCTTTGCACTATATCTGATAGTTCATTCACATCCACTTTTTCAGTTTCTTTAATAGTTAAACCAATTTTATTTCCTTGCATAGAAGCTTTTATTATTGGATTATATCCTGTGGTTAAGGTACTAAATTTAAATCTTGCAGCTTGAAGTGTTTGAGTTGTGGGTAATCTAAATTTGACTTTTTGGAGCTTGAATGATTGCGATTCTACATCTTCCAAGAATTCGTCAATAGAAGTAAAAATTAATTTTTTAGATATTATCCATTTTTCACATTTTTCACATTTTTGAGCGGCTTTAGGATTTTTAGCCTTACAGTAAGGACATTCGCTGATATTTTCTTCATCTTCAGGTTTGACTAGATCTTTTGGAGGCTCAATAATATCAAAAGATTCCCCACAGCAACTACATTTAATAGCACTTTTTGAATTTCTTCCTTTACAATGTGGACAAATTTTAGTATTTTCAACAATATCATTTAATTTATCAAAAAGATCATCAGCAATACTTTTAGGTAATATATTATACGCATCTTTAACTCCGCCTTTGATGGGCTGTTTATATTCAAAATCATTAGCAATATTATCGAATTTACAAAGATTTATTTCATTAATATCTTGCATGGAACCTTTATATGAAGCAAATAGTCCCTGATCAACACCATTATTAACTGCATTTTTTAATACCTCTTTATTTTTGGGCAGAGGAAAAGAAGGATTATTTTGAAACTTTTCATTAAGATCTGAAAAAGTAATGGCTTTATCTTGTAAAACTCTGTCTGCAATAAAAGCAGGATGAAGATCTTCTAAAATTTTATCTGCCTTTTTAAGGGCCAGATAAACTTTCTCGGGAACTTTTTTAGCCCCTTCAAATCCACTTTGCAATGTAATATATTTTAAATCTTTACCTTTGGGATAAAATATCATTGAGTAACAAAGTTCAATAGTACTGCTAGAATTACTATTAGTTTCTTTTTCATACTCTTCAATTTTCTTTTTGTAAGTTTTCAGTTGTTCTTTAGTATCTGAAGAAGTTTTTAAATCCTTAATAGCTAAATAAAGGGCAATAGTATCTTCCATTTTTAATATTCTTTCTTTTTTAGGAACTAATAAATAAATAAGATTCTGTTTTTCCCGGAAATTTTGGCCTTCTTTTTCTACAACATCTTTTAAAGCTGCAGATGCCTCCCCACCTTCAGTTGATGAAAGATTTTCATAATCAGTTACCACTAATGTAGGTTTAGTTGGATTTCTAACATCAGTTTCCCAAACTCGAACATCAAAAATATCCGTCCAAAGCATCTTACTTATTCGGGACTTAATTTCTTGTTTCTTTTGGACTCTAGAAATACGGGTTTTCGCATCGTTAATAAGTTTTTTAATTGATATGTCTACAGTAAAGTACCAATGACCTGCAGTTTGTTTAAAATACCATAATCCATCAATACTATCCAATTTGTCAATTGATTCTTCTACATCTCCAGGATATAAAAGATTAGGTATAGAAACTGCTAGAGCAATGTCTTTTAGTGTTGCACCTCTGCTGTATTCTTTAGTAGAACCAATTAATGTGTATAAATAAATTGTGGTTGCTATTCTGACGTTGGGCCCCATGAAAGTCATAGGATCTAATGATTGAGAGCGTGATTTGTGTTCATCATTCACTATATCTGTTCTTATAACATTTTGGAATTCTCCACGGTCAATTCTATTAGTCAATTCATTATAAATTGAATTATCTAATAAATCAATGATTCCAGGAGTTATTATAAGATCAATATCTAAATTATTTCTTTGTTGATATACACTTTTCACAACATGAGACAATAATCTTAAAACTCCCCTAGTTTTATTGAATTCACTAATAGTGGACACTCGATCATACAAAATATCAATAATTACTGGATGAAATGGATATGCTCTTTCTAAAGATTTAAAATATTCTGTTGAATTTATTTCATCTGAAAGATAATTTGAGTTTTGAACATAGAATTTTTGCATTGATTCGGCAGCAGCATTTCCTAAGTTTTCATCAATATGTTCAAATAATCTTTTTTTAACAATTGTGTAAACATCATTTTTTTGCAATGGAACAACAAATGATCCTTCACGTGCAATAATAGAACTTACTTTCTCTTTGTATTCTTCGAGAAGTTCAGCCTCTCTTTTATATGATGGTTCATTTCCAGGTAATGTAAGTACCATCATTGCATTTTTTTTATTAGAAACAGCTTCTGTAATATTGTGCAAAAAAGAAATGGTTATTTCTGATAAATTAGTATTTCCAACAGTAATTCCTTCAGAATCTTTTAAATAGTTTACTAATTCATCTAATAATATTAAAACAGGTTTATTTACGCTTTCTAAAGCTTTTGTAAGAACTTTTGCAGGGGGTCTTTGCATATTAATATCATATTGCTCTAAAAGTTCATAACATCCTAATTGTCGCCCTATTTCTCCCCATATTGTTCTAAATTCACTTTCCAATCCACTCAGATCTCTACAATCAATAGATGCCATGGCTACTTCAGGTATTTCACGCATATCTTTTT of Methanobacteriales archaeon HGW-Methanobacteriales-1 contains these proteins:
- a CDS encoding DNA methylase, whose translation is MGEKRTLIETFLPVEEISAESKIEKKGRAPTFELHYWWTRKPLVAARATVLGALLPEDFDVIEFKRLLGLGDKKKRAHKYDLSKSQLESLKKKYKEVWGNDKPSILDPFAGGGSIPFEAVRMGCTAFSNDYNPVAHLIQNATIDYPAKYSEKLYEDVELALNWVFDKAQAELNEFYPKHNGKDVSAYIHAWMVSCPDCGFKNPLVGKWWLSDTKEKKIYLKPIIDTEKRLKMEICYGTDVPERTVIGGKGKCLDCGKTIPNDHIKNEILENDEEMLLAVVLLAKKGKEYDLPNENDLKAFQKSKEILDKNWDLFLKEDLIPIEKMPEGDIRSTKYLKYWYKFLNPRQRLLFITLIKLIREYIDTHDFKGNKDYKIAIATYLSFILGKHIDYNCRSIGWIQKREIVAHALTARGISMMWDHAEVNPFVKASGTLISVNNRILRSLNYSIEKLKNLDDKKIIIENRSILDSEFKTQIIVTDPPYFDDVQYPELSEFFYVFEKRALQNLIDLPKETPKSQDLSVGGNRSEELFQHLFTLSCQKMNSMLTDDGILIMYFAHSSVKAWDFVLTALRNAKLRITATWPIHTESPDNPLARGKASIMSSIVIVARKRQTEKSGFIEEIKEDLADDLKEKFNELWNHGLRGADITVAAMGATLNQLTQYSEIKSISGDFNVTDILELAEIYVVQYTLDKFIKNSESLDGATRFYVYCRLSELDAMPFDTANLISKSLNIDLSTLDSSGLVLSIKKGKTKGVKLLKFNERENIDDRTLIDCVHLSMRAYESGGKREFKSTLNNIQYSSLDIFNVLSAFQHLESGDPEKQIALQILGKSADLIPEKGQTTFD